A window of Pseudophryne corroboree isolate aPseCor3 chromosome 12, aPseCor3.hap2, whole genome shotgun sequence contains these coding sequences:
- the LOC134980177 gene encoding peroxiredoxin-6-like isoform X2, giving the protein MPGLLLGDCFPDFEADTTIGRIKFHEFLGDDWGVLFSHPRDYTPVCTTELGRAAKLAPEFKKRNVRMIALSIDSVSDHIGWSKDINAYNCEEPTETLPFPIIADPKRDLAVQLGMLDPDEKDNDGMPVTARCVFVIGPDKKMKLSILYPATTGRNFDEILRVVDSLQLTSNHNVATPVDWK; this is encoded by the exons ATGCCTGGGTTATTGCTGGGGGACTGCTTCCCAGACTTTGAGGCCGACACCACGATCGGCAGGATCAAATTCCATGAGTTCCTGGGAGATGA TTGGGGTGTCCTTTTCTCCCACCCGAGGGATTATACGCCAGTGTGCACCACAGAGCTGGGGCGGGCAGCAAAACTAGCGCCAGAATTCAAGAAACGCAATGTCCGCATGATCGCTCTGTCCATAGACTCTGTGTCAGACCACATTGGCTGGAGCAAG GACATAAATGCATACAACTGCGAGGAGCCCACAGAGACTCTCCCCTTTCCAATTATTGCAGATCCTAAACGGGATCTTGCTGTGCAGCTAGGAATGTTGGATCCTGATGAGAAGGACAATGACGGGATGCCAGTCACAGCGCGATGT GTGTTCGTTATTGGCCCGGATAAGAAAATGAAGCTGTCAATATTGTATCCAGCAACCACCGGCAGAAATTTTGATGAGATCTTGAGAGTAGTAGACTCCCTTCAATTAACGTCAAACCACAACGTTGCAACTCCGGTGGACTGGAAG